GGCGTCCTTGATCTGCTCCACAGACGGATTGGGATTGCTTTCCAAGAGCTCAGTCGCCTTGATCATCATGCCGCTCTGGCAGATGCCGCAAAGAGGCGTCTGCTGTTCGATCCAGGCTTCCTGCACCGGGTGGAGCGTCTTTGCAGCTTGTGCGGGTGAGAGGTGCTTTTGCTGTGCCCAGCGGGCGGAGAGCCCTTCGATGGTGGTGATCTCTTTGCCGGCGGCCATCATCGCGGGAGTGATGCAGGAGCGGACCTCTTTCCCGTCAAGGAGGATGGAGCAGGCTCCGCACTGCGCCATACCGCAGCCGAACTGCGGGCTGTCGACGCCAAGTTCGTTGCGAAGGACATAGAGCAGCGGCGTTCCCTCAGGCGAACTGACCTGTCTTTTCTGTCCATTGACTGAGATTGTGAGCATTCGTCACCCCTTCATGGGCCACACTAAGTGCACTGCTAAATACGTCGAGGATTTGCGATACGAGGTTAGCGCATTCTCGCAAGAAGCGAACCTGCCTGATTCAATATTGGCGCGATCAGCCTGAATGTTGGCGCGATCAGCAGCGTCATGTTGTATCGATATCAGTGAGATGCGGAAGGCACGAAAATAGCGCGTCTTCAATTCGCTTTCCACGACCGATGCGTCTCTCTCCAATCGCGAGGAGCCATCCCTTCCCAGTTGCGAAATGCACGTCCGAAAGAGTTCGGGTCTTCGAAACCGAGTAAGTATGCAGCTTCATTCAATTCAAGGGCGGAGTTGCTGAGGTAGTACCGGGCCATCTGATGACGCGCTTCATCTAGAACACGTTGGAAACTCGAACCCGAGTCCTGCAATTTGCGTTGCAATGTTCGTGAGCTCATATGCAGCACATGAGAGATGGAATCAACGGATGGTCGTTGCCCTGTCAATCGGTCTTGAATAGCGCTGCGTACGAGCTCAATAAAGGAGTCCTCTTCTTTGTACTGCCGCAACTGCTCCTCAAACTGAGGCGCTAAGAGGTCGAGTAGTTCGGCATTCCGTGTCACAAACGGCGCAGTGGCATCGGAGGCGCGGAATACGATCAGGTTACGAGCAGCTCCTCCCAAGACCGGGCAGCCGAGACTTCGCTCAGCGGCCCGAAGGTTGGCACGCCCATGAACATACTCGGCGCGTATAGGGTTTAGCCGGGTTCCAGTTCCGTGACGCGCGATCGTCACCATCCAGGAAAAACAATAGTCCGTTAGCACCTGAGGCTCGTCATCAACCGAAAGCAGCCAGCGAAAGCCGACGCGAAACTCCTCGCCCTCCAGTGTGTGGGTGATTTCTTCGGGTGCCGTCAGCTTCTTATACCGAGCCATATGCTCGACAGCAGCCACATAGTTCTGCGTGGACAACGCCGCTATCGCCATTGGATGAAAGCGTTCGGTCTTGGTTTCGACGCCAAGTTTGAAACCGATCAACGGATCGGCACTCACACTTTCGATCGCACGCCAGAGCGCAAAGAGCTCGCCCGTAGAAACGAGAATGCGTACCTGATCGAACAAATCGCGAGGAAGGCCGGCACGACGGAGGACATCTGGAACGGAAACCCCCAGCTCTGTCAGCTTGAGAGCGAGCCGTCCGGGAATCCGGAAATGCTTCAGCATGGATAGTTCCCTCTTATAGAGCCTACCGACCTTTTGCCAGCGCCACCCTGCAGTCTACGCCATAGATCCAGCAGGCTGCGCCAAACTGGCCGCTGGTGAATTGGCGTGATCTGAAACGATATTGGCGGGTTTTGCTGGGCAGCGCCCCTTGCTTCAGCCTACCTTGGAATCCACGGAAACTGGACCTTGCTCAAGATCCGGCGTCGGGTCACAACAGTACAAATGGGAAGGAACTTCATTAAGGACTCTGAAGACCTTGCGCAGAGACGGAACAAGGGCCCCCAAGCGGCGTGTCTTCATTCGCACTGCAGGGGCAATGGCAGCAATAGCTATGATGGAATGCCTCTCCACCCTCGCTGTTGCCTTCAGCTTCGAATCGAATGAAAGGAATCAGGAGCAATTATGCAAAAGCGCAAATTAGGTAAAGAACTGGAAGTCTCGCCACTCGGACTCGGTTGCATGAGCATGACCTCAGCCTACGGCCCGGCAGCCGACAAGGTTGAGATGATCCAGCTAATTCGTACGGCATACGAACGCGGCGTCACACTGTTCGACACCGCAGAAGCTTATGGTCCATTCGCAAACGAAGACCTGGTGGGCGAGGCGCTTCAACCCATCCGCGATAAAGTCATTATCGCGACGAAATTTGGTTTTGATATCGATCTTGAAACCGGTAAGCGTGGTTCTGGAACCAATAGCCGTCCTGAGCATATTAAGGCAGTGGCCGATGCGTGCTTGAAGCGACTGCGAACGAACCACATCGATCTCTTCTATCAGCATCGCGTAGATCCTGACGTACCGATTGAAGATGTTGCAGGCGCCGTTAAAGGACTTATTGCTGAAGGGAAGGTCAAGTACTTCGGATTGTCAGAAGCCGGCGTTCAGACGATCCGCCGTGCGCATGCGGTTCAGCCCGTGACAGCAGTACAAAGCGAGTATTCGCTATTCTGGCGTGGACCTGAGGAAGAGCTTTTGCCAACTCTTGAGGAACTTGGCATCGGCTTCGTCCCATTCAGTCCGCTCGGGGCCGGCTTCCTTACCGGCCAGATCGACGAGAACACCAAGTTCGATCCCAGCGACTTTCGGAACTATGTGCCTCGCTTTTCGCCTGAGGCGCGTAAGGCAAACATGGTTCTAGTCCATGCAGTCAAGGCTGCGGCAGATCGCAAGGGTGTCACGCCTGCACAAATTGCGCTCGCGTGGCTGCTCGCACAGCGACCCTGGATCGTACCGATTCCAGGTACCACCAAGCTTCATCGCTTGGAGGAGAACCTTGGGGCAGTCAACGTAGAACTCTCAGCCGAAGACCTCAAGCAGATCGACGGCGCCACCTCGAAGCTTTTATTGGAAGGCGCACGCTTACCGGAAGCTGCACTCAAGATGACGGGGCGCTAATCCATCGATAGTTGCTCTATGCAAGTTGAAGCGGTCGCCAAAGATCTTAAGGCTGGAAGGGCTCACCAGGGCGTGAAATTTAGGATCTCGCCCGGATACTCGAGCTCAACACTGATCGTTTTGCAAGATCTGCTCCAGATCTTCTCAAAGCTCGTCCTGACGTGACAGAATCAGCGGCCAATGGAGATCTTCACTCACTAGCCTTGCCGCAGTTCATAAAAACCAGGGGAGGAATACGATGCAGATTCAAATGGCGCTTTGTATCTCGCTTCTGATGGTCGCACCAACGATATACGCTCAAAGCTCCGCGACTAAAGATTCCATAGTTATCTGGCGTCGCGATTCACAACCCTCTCGCCAGGCTGGAGACGAACATTTCACCGGCACGGTGCGCGTAGATCGTCTCTTTGAGGCGAAAAGTCCTGCACGCGCATCAGCTTCGCTTGTCAACTTCGATCCGAATGCACGCACCGCATGGCACACTCACCCGCTCGGCCAGGTTTTGATCGTGACCTCCGGCACCGGACGCGTTCAGCGATGGGGCGATCCAGTCGAAGAGATTCGCCAGGGAGACGTTGTCTGGATCCCACCCGGTCAGAAGCATTGGCACGGCGCTGGGCCTTCGGGAGCAATGGCACACATCGCCATTGTGGAACAGCTCGATGGCAGGTCTGTGGACTGGATGGAGAAGGTGAACGATTCACAGTACAACGCCCCGCCGGAGGACGCGAAAAGTGTGACTTCCAAGCCCAGGCCCTCCCAGGCTGCAATCGGAGACTTTGCACCCAAGCTGGCTCAGATTACCGACGACGTGCTGTACGGAGATGTCTGGGAGCGTCCAGAGCTATCGAAGCGAGATCGGAGCCTTATCACAGTATCGGCGTTGATCGCCATGAACCGGCCCGACCAGCTCCGCTCGCATCTCGTACGGGCACGAGAAAACGGGGTTACACAGGACGAGGTGGTTGAAACAATTACCCACCTTGCTTTCTATGCTGGATGGCCGAATGCCGTTTCCGCGCTGTCGGTTGCGAAGGAAGTCTTTGCCCAGAAGTAGCGAACAGCTTCAGACTCAAACGATGGAGAATCACCACACATGTTTCGTAGCAGGTTCAACCGCACAGTAGCAGTCGTCGCTGTATCTACAGGCCTGGCGCTCTCCGCAAACGCGCAGACGTCGAACGGTAAGAATGCGCCCCTCATGATTCAGGAGCAAGGCAGCTTTGCTGTCGGTGGCAAGGTCATTACCAATCCAGGGACTTTCAATCCGAAGCAGCCGACGCCTGATGGACAAACGCTACATGGTGACCACGCCTATGTTTCCTACGAGATTCCTGTCAACCGACGTAAACTCCCGCTTGTTTTCCTTCACGGGACCGGACAATTTTCGAAGACATGGGAGACCACTCCGGACGGCAGAGAAGGTTTTCAGACGATCTTCCTTCGCCGTCGCTTTCCCGTCTATCTGATCGACCAACCGCGACGTGGCGATGCTGGACGCGGCACGGTCTCTGCGACGATCAACGCAACACCGGATGAGCAGATGTGGTTCGATACCTTCCGGGTCGGTATATGGCCTGACTATTTTCCCGGTGTGCAGTTCTCCAAAGATCCGGATGCTCTCAACCAATACTTCCGTCAGATGACACCGAATGTGGGGGC
This genomic window from Terriglobus albidus contains:
- a CDS encoding (2Fe-2S)-binding protein, translated to MLTISVNGQKRQVSSPEGTPLLYVLRNELGVDSPQFGCGMAQCGACSILLDGKEVRSCITPAMMAAGKEITTIEGLSARWAQQKHLSPAQAAKTLHPVQEAWIEQQTPLCGICQSGMMIKATELLESNPNPSVEQIKDAFTNSAPSPRLCRCGSYIAIIDAVRFASTLMAKGGAQ
- a CDS encoding AraC family transcriptional regulator, encoding MLKHFRIPGRLALKLTELGVSVPDVLRRAGLPRDLFDQVRILVSTGELFALWRAIESVSADPLIGFKLGVETKTERFHPMAIAALSTQNYVAAVEHMARYKKLTAPEEITHTLEGEEFRVGFRWLLSVDDEPQVLTDYCFSWMVTIARHGTGTRLNPIRAEYVHGRANLRAAERSLGCPVLGGAARNLIVFRASDATAPFVTRNAELLDLLAPQFEEQLRQYKEEDSFIELVRSAIQDRLTGQRPSVDSISHVLHMSSRTLQRKLQDSGSSFQRVLDEARHQMARYYLSNSALELNEAAYLLGFEDPNSFGRAFRNWEGMAPRDWRETHRSWKAN
- a CDS encoding aldo/keto reductase, which gives rise to MQKRKLGKELEVSPLGLGCMSMTSAYGPAADKVEMIQLIRTAYERGVTLFDTAEAYGPFANEDLVGEALQPIRDKVIIATKFGFDIDLETGKRGSGTNSRPEHIKAVADACLKRLRTNHIDLFYQHRVDPDVPIEDVAGAVKGLIAEGKVKYFGLSEAGVQTIRRAHAVQPVTAVQSEYSLFWRGPEEELLPTLEELGIGFVPFSPLGAGFLTGQIDENTKFDPSDFRNYVPRFSPEARKANMVLVHAVKAAADRKGVTPAQIALAWLLAQRPWIVPIPGTTKLHRLEENLGAVNVELSAEDLKQIDGATSKLLLEGARLPEAALKMTGR
- a CDS encoding (R)-mandelonitrile lyase; protein product: MQIQMALCISLLMVAPTIYAQSSATKDSIVIWRRDSQPSRQAGDEHFTGTVRVDRLFEAKSPARASASLVNFDPNARTAWHTHPLGQVLIVTSGTGRVQRWGDPVEEIRQGDVVWIPPGQKHWHGAGPSGAMAHIAIVEQLDGRSVDWMEKVNDSQYNAPPEDAKSVTSKPRPSQAAIGDFAPKLAQITDDVLYGDVWERPELSKRDRSLITVSALIAMNRPDQLRSHLVRARENGVTQDEVVETITHLAFYAGWPNAVSALSVAKEVFAQK
- a CDS encoding alpha/beta hydrolase, which gives rise to MFRSRFNRTVAVVAVSTGLALSANAQTSNGKNAPLMIQEQGSFAVGGKVITNPGTFNPKQPTPDGQTLHGDHAYVSYEIPVNRRKLPLVFLHGTGQFSKTWETTPDGREGFQTIFLRRRFPVYLIDQPRRGDAGRGTVSATINATPDEQMWFDTFRVGIWPDYFPGVQFSKDPDALNQYFRQMTPNVGAYDPKVISDACAALFDKIGPAIFVTHSQGGGLGWATTLKTANIKGIVAYEPGSGFLFPEGEVPPPLPSAGGTLEAIGIPKSEFLKLTKIPIIIYYGDFIPEKPIDNPGQDGWRVRLEMARKWRDTVNHYGGHVTVIHLPEVGIHGNTHFPFSDLNNQQVADLMSKFLKENALD